Proteins from a genomic interval of Chanos chanos chromosome 3, fChaCha1.1, whole genome shotgun sequence:
- the LOC115806362 gene encoding MORC family CW-type zinc finger protein 3-like, translating to MAAQTCGNIPVSRVSPKYLHSNSTSHTWAFSAIAELIDNAYDPDVGAKNFWIDKTVIKEKVCLTFGDNGVGMNYQKMYNMLSFGFSDKEAKDDHTPVGRYGNGFKSGSMRLGKDAIVFSKTKETMCVGLLSQTYLEEIGAENVIVPIVTFTCNGKNQSILTQHADCLKDILEHSLFQNEEELKSEFKAINTPSRTSDKTGTRIIIWNLRKTSERPTEFDFDEDSYDIRIPADESEDKKKNFGKPERFMESTPESDFSLRAYCSILYMKPRMQIIIRKKKVQTQLISKSLAFTRKDYYKPTFLKPKSVLITFGYNTKSKQHYGLMMYNNNRLIKAYKRVGCQLQANNQGVGVIGVIECDFLKPTHNKQDFDDTEQYRKTIYNVAGKLKEYWDEVRHKKSSGNPDSSVSVEDMVESPDQNWVQCDDCMKWRKIPDGFDCDLLPRKWFCHMNPDNQFRSCDIPEEKEDSGDEEQPDPKPFKQQEKQKQRERRKQTETSVQTPSPQKRTGSTSSQSDFGTPMSLRKRRPHKELNNDDDDDDVGEGDDSMADTNQKRRRSKRPLTSDKGNKEVKRTKRTDGGHVNVSETPSIVNSVPEVHTTAMSLSTTNDVDEELSDSIKRERQERQIECDNVKREREERQIECDDVKRERQERQIECDDVKRERQERQIDCDDNKRERQEELNGSERALTFGKENTEVKRTKQSDGGNTDNSETPSTLNPVPELHTITPSLNTANDVEEEKNGCEDSLNNGQEEQSVSKDSLMERQEEHSGCDDIKIERQEESIECDNIMKQGQEEQIGCNNIMKEGQEERNGSGDGIMKEGQGEQIRCNDIKKEGQEEQIGCDDIMKEGQEEKNGSGDDIMKEGQEEQIGCDDIMKEGKEEQIECNDIMKEGQEEQIRCNNIMKEGQEEQIGCNNIMKEGQEEQNDCDGIVKQGQEEKNGCGNVLREGEEEQPMLCGELEKLLTLAQSSLLGMKEQRELVNIVRKTLYNFQKQIHSLREQLEEVQFTNRREQQEEPTEY from the exons atggCAGCACAAACATGTGGAAATATACCTGTTAGCAGG GTCAGTCCGAAATACCTACACTCAAATTCAACCAGCCACACCTGGGCCTTCAGCGCCATTGCTGAGCTTATCG aCAATGCATATGACCCAGATGTGGGAGCAAAGAACTTCTGGATAGACAAGACAGTGATCAAAGAAAAGGTCTGCCTCACCTTCGGGGATAATGGAGTTGGCATGAACTACCAAAAAATGTACAACATGCTCAG TTTTGGCTTCAGTGACAAAGAGGCAAAAGATGACCATACTCCAGTAGGTCGCTACGGTAATGGGTTCAAGTCAGGCTCTATGCGACTGGGGAAGGACGCCATCGTGTTTTCGAAGACCAAGGAGACCATGTGTGTGGGCCTGCTCTCCCAGACATACTTAGAGGAGATAGGAGCTGAGAATGTAATTGTTCCCATAGTCACCTTTACATGCAACGGAAAGAACCAGAGTATCCTAACTC AGCATGCAGACTGCCTGAAAGATATTCTGGAGCACTCTCTGTTCCAGAATGAAGAAGAACTTAAGTCTGAGTTCAAGGCAATCAATACACCCAGCCGCACCTCTGACAAGACAGGAACACGCATCATCATCTGGAATCTCCGCAA AACATCAGAAAGGCCAACAGAGTTTGATTTTGATGAGGACAGCTACGATATCAGGATACCAGCGGACGAGtctgaagacaagaaaaagaatttcGGAAAACCAGAACGTTTTATGGAGTCCACTCCTGAAAGTGATTTCTCTCTGCGG GCGTACTGCAGTATTCTGTACATGAAGCCCAGGATGCAGATCATCATTCGTAAGAAGAAGGTACAGACGCAGCTCATCTCCAAGAGTCTGGCATTCACCAGAAAGGATTACTACAAACCCACCTTCCTTAAGCCT AAATCTGTGCTGATCACCTTTGGGTACAACACCAAGAGCAAACAGCATTACGGGCTCATGATGTACAACAATAACCGGCTCATCAAAGCCTACAAGCGTGTCGGCTGCCAGCtccaa GCCAATAACCAGGGAGTTGGAGTCATTGGCGTGATTGAGTGTGATTTCCTCAAACCAACACATAACAAGCAGGACTTTGATGACACAGAACAGTACAG AAAAACCATCTATAATGTCGCTGGAAAGCTGAAGGAGTATTGGGACGAAGTACGTCATAAGAAGAGCTCAGGGAATCCAGACAGCTCTGTATCTGTGGAGGACATGGT GGAATCTCCAGACCAGAATTGGGTGCAGTGTGATGATTGTATGAAGTGGCGTAAAATCCCAGATGGCTTTGACTGTGACCTGCTCCCACGCAAATGGTTCTGCCACATGAACCCTGACAATCAGTTCAG ATCTTGTGATATtccagaggagaaagaagattCAGGTGATGAGGAACAGCCTGACCCAAAACCCTTCAAACAGCA ggagaaacagaaacaaagggagagaaggaaacag ACAGAGACAAGTGTTCAAACTCCCAGCCCTCAAAAACGCACTG GCTCCACGTCATCTCAGTCAGACTTTGGCACTCCAATGAG TCTTAGGAAAAGGAGACCTCACAAAGAGTTGaacaacgatgatgatgatgatgatgtgggGGAGGGTGACGACAGTATGGCGGATACAAATCAGAAGCGGAGAAG GTCAAAGAGACCCCTTACTTCTGACAAAGGAAACAAGGAGGTGAAGAGAACCAAACGGACTGATGGTGGGCACGTCAATGTCTCTGAAACACCTTCAATCGTCAACTCAGTGCCAGAAGTTCACACAACAGCAATGTCCCTCAGTACTACTAATGATGTTGATGAGGAGTTGAGTGATTccatcaagagagagagacaggagaggcaGATTGAGTGTGATAAcgtcaagagagagagagaggagaggcagaTTGAGTGTGATGAcgtcaagagagagagacaggagaggcaGATTGAGTGTGATGAcgtcaagagagagagacaggagaggcaGATTGATTGTGAtgacaacaagagagagagacaggaggagctGAATGG GTCAGAGAGAGCTCTTACTTTtggcaaagaaaacacagaagtaAAGAGAACCAAACAGAGTGATGGTGGGAACACTGATAACTCTGAAACGCCTTCAACCCTCAACCCAGTGCCAGAACTTCACACAATAACACCGTCACTCAATACTGCTAATGAtgttgaggaggagaagaatggGTGTGAAGACAGCCTTAACAATGGACAAGAGGAGCAGAGTGTGAGTAAAGACAGCCTTatggagagacaggaggagcACAGTGGGTGTGATGACATCAagatagagagacaggaggagtcGATTGAATGTGATAACATCATGAAGCAGGGACAAGAGGAGCAGATCGGGTGTAATAACATCATGAAGGagggacaggaggagaggaatggGAGTGGTGATGGCATCATGAAGGAGGGACAGGGGGAGCAGATCAGGTGTAATGACATCAAGAAAGAGGGACAGGAGGAGCAGATCGGGTGTGATGACATCATGAAGGAGGGACAAGAGGAGAAGAATGGGAGTGGTGATGACATTATGAAGGAGGGACAGGAGGAGCAGATCGGGTGTGATGACATCATGAAGGAGGGAAAGGAGGAGCAGATCGAGTGTAATGACATCATGAAGGAGGGACAGGAGGAGCAGATCAGGTGTAACAACATCATGAAGGAGGGACAGGAGGAGCAGATCGGGTGTAACAACATCATGAAGGAGGGACAAGAGGAGCAGAATGATTGTGATGGCATCGTGAAACAAGGACAAGAGGAGAAGAATGGGTGTGGTAATGTCctaagggagggagaggaggagcagcCAATGCTCTGTGGAGAGCTGGAGAAACTCCTCACTCTGGCTCAGAGTTCACTCCTTGGCATGAAAGAGCAACGGGAGCTAGTGAACATAGTACGTAAAACATTATACAACTTCCAGaaacaaatacactctctcagAGAACAGCTAGAGGAAGTTCAGTttacaaacaggagagagcagCAAGAAGAGCCAACAGAGTACTGA